Proteins encoded by one window of Chromobacterium violaceum ATCC 12472:
- the asnB gene encoding asparagine synthase (glutamine-hydrolyzing): MCGIAGALLDRHAHDGDVAEARRMILRQTHRGPDGLAARRVGPALLASSRLAIVDVANGSQPFSDESRAIHAVFNGEIYNHLELRENLSRRGHSLSGGSDGEVIVHLYEEYGTDCFQWLDGQFAIAIFDSRDDSLHLARDRMGICPLHWARLDGALYFSSEIKGLLAVAGMPRRAEPRAMLQLAYFGAVCAPLTPFGGIHQLPAAHRLSFRAGRLEIGRYWSLDFPLAGEHARLSEAQAAEGLAARLERAVASHAQGEFEPTCFLSGGIDSAVIAALLQRRSQASIAAFCAASEHGRMDEGGAAARTAEWLGVDLKRVRIDEAGIADAFPRLIWHGETPVISTEASALMRLAGEAGKRSKIVLTGEGADEAFAGYLAFRQYRQLGALTGRGLSPLRTMVRPWLRGHYGSECLLPGEDRLGVLAEHFGCVPAQAYEWEFYREALTPLFSPELRAMAAAGGCWDGFEFDRGAVRGRHWLDRSLYVSYQVMLPNYLLGAHGDRIYAAHSVEGRYPFLDRALVEYAAALDPALKLRRGREKHILRVAAARWLPDEVAWRPKTRFVMPFGTPFVGPRAAPLYAELLSPGKLAEYGYFDPERVRSLFRALASPPSAGGKARRYLERLALGLGATFVVSAQLWHHLHLADGGSAVSGEAARRSAPATIA, translated from the coding sequence ATGTGCGGAATCGCGGGAGCGCTGCTGGACCGCCATGCGCACGATGGCGACGTGGCCGAGGCCAGGCGGATGATACTGCGCCAGACCCATCGCGGCCCGGACGGCCTGGCGGCGCGGCGCGTCGGCCCGGCGTTGCTGGCCTCGTCCAGGCTGGCCATCGTCGATGTCGCCAACGGCAGCCAGCCTTTCAGCGACGAGAGCCGCGCCATCCACGCCGTGTTCAACGGCGAAATCTACAACCACCTCGAATTGCGCGAAAACCTGTCGCGCCGCGGCCATAGCCTGTCAGGCGGCAGCGACGGCGAAGTCATCGTCCACCTGTACGAGGAGTACGGAACGGATTGCTTCCAATGGCTGGACGGCCAGTTCGCCATCGCCATCTTCGACTCCCGCGACGACTCGCTGCATCTGGCGCGCGACCGAATGGGCATCTGTCCCTTGCATTGGGCGCGGCTGGACGGCGCGCTGTATTTCAGCTCCGAGATCAAGGGCCTGCTGGCGGTGGCCGGTATGCCGCGCCGGGCGGAGCCGCGCGCGATGCTGCAGCTCGCTTATTTCGGCGCCGTCTGCGCGCCGCTGACGCCCTTCGGCGGCATCCATCAATTGCCCGCCGCCCACAGGCTCAGCTTCCGCGCCGGACGGCTGGAGATTGGCCGTTACTGGTCGCTGGATTTTCCGCTGGCCGGCGAGCATGCCAGGCTGAGCGAGGCGCAGGCGGCCGAGGGGCTGGCGGCTCGGCTGGAACGGGCCGTGGCCAGCCACGCTCAGGGCGAGTTCGAGCCGACCTGCTTTCTCAGCGGCGGCATCGATTCGGCCGTGATCGCCGCGCTGCTGCAGCGCCGCAGCCAAGCATCCATCGCCGCTTTCTGCGCCGCATCCGAACATGGGCGGATGGACGAGGGCGGCGCCGCGGCCCGCACCGCCGAGTGGCTGGGCGTGGATTTGAAGCGGGTCCGCATCGACGAGGCGGGCATCGCCGACGCCTTCCCCCGGCTGATCTGGCATGGCGAGACGCCGGTGATCTCCACCGAGGCGTCGGCCCTGATGCGCTTGGCCGGCGAAGCCGGCAAGCGTTCGAAGATCGTGCTCACCGGCGAGGGCGCCGACGAGGCTTTCGCCGGCTATCTGGCCTTCCGCCAGTACCGGCAGCTGGGCGCGCTGACGGGGCGCGGCCTCTCGCCGTTGCGGACGATGGTCCGGCCGTGGCTGCGCGGCCATTACGGCTCGGAATGCCTGTTGCCGGGGGAGGACCGGCTGGGCGTGTTGGCCGAGCATTTCGGCTGCGTGCCGGCGCAGGCCTATGAGTGGGAGTTCTACCGCGAGGCGTTGACGCCGCTGTTTTCCCCGGAGCTGAGGGCGATGGCGGCGGCGGGCGGCTGCTGGGACGGCTTCGAGTTCGACCGCGGCGCGGTGCGCGGCCGCCATTGGCTGGACCGCTCGCTGTACGTGTCCTACCAGGTGATGCTGCCCAATTATCTGCTGGGCGCGCATGGCGACCGCATCTATGCCGCCCATTCGGTCGAGGGGCGCTACCCCTTTCTGGATCGTGCGCTGGTCGAGTACGCGGCGGCGCTGGATCCGGCGCTGAAGCTGCGCCGCGGGCGGGAGAAACACATCCTGCGCGTCGCCGCGGCGCGCTGGCTGCCTGACGAGGTGGCCTGGCGGCCGAAAACCCGTTTCGTGATGCCCTTCGGCACCCCTTTCGTCGGCCCGCGCGCCGCGCCGCTGTACGCGGAGCTGCTGTCGCCGGGCAAGCTGGCCGAGTACGGCTATTTCGATCCGGAGCGAGTGCGTTCGCTGTTCCGGGCGCTGGCCTCGCCGCCGTCTGCCGGCGGCAAGGCCCGGCGCTATCTCGAGCGGCTGGCGCTGGGCCTGGGCGCCACCTTCGTGGTCAGCGCCCAGCTCTGGCACCACCTGCATTTGGCCGATGGCGGATCGGCCGTGTCCGGAGAGGCGGCGCGGCGCTCCGCGCCGGCGACCATCGCATGA
- the tssA gene encoding type VI secretion system protein TssA, producing the protein MDQSIEHLMQPVRPDAPAGEDLAYSLIFDQIREARRSDDPSLAMGDWEQSLKTAEWPQVIRLCEDALKNKSKDLQLLAWYAEAQTQVNGAGGLARGLALVGGWLRDFWESGYPELDPHDLDERVAKLEWMNQQLGNALRNVPLIKPEFGGYSWHQWQQSRDVENLGLKDGEAREAAIAEGKLSGEAFEKAATLSGHGWFQAKAEELVALLTAYEELDALVDQRFGQAGPSLADIRNAIYACQDLVLRYRQQFAGNAPAAAPQRQPVEESKPVSPAMSSPVHAAAPATAFNGQIRSRQEAVTALTEVARYFRHNEPHSPVALLAERAARWAEMSLEEWLQHVVKDSGTLSQLQELLDVRQGD; encoded by the coding sequence ATGGATCAAAGCATTGAACATCTGATGCAGCCGGTGCGTCCGGATGCGCCGGCCGGGGAAGACCTGGCCTACTCCCTGATCTTCGACCAGATCCGCGAGGCGCGCCGCAGCGACGATCCGTCGCTGGCGATGGGCGATTGGGAACAGTCGCTGAAGACCGCCGAATGGCCGCAAGTGATACGCCTGTGCGAAGACGCGCTGAAGAACAAGAGCAAGGATCTGCAGCTGCTGGCCTGGTATGCCGAGGCGCAGACCCAGGTCAACGGCGCGGGCGGCCTGGCGCGCGGCCTGGCGCTGGTGGGCGGCTGGCTGCGGGACTTCTGGGAAAGCGGCTATCCCGAACTGGACCCGCACGATCTGGACGAGCGCGTGGCCAAGCTGGAGTGGATGAACCAGCAGCTGGGCAACGCGCTACGCAATGTGCCGCTGATCAAGCCCGAGTTCGGCGGCTACAGCTGGCACCAGTGGCAGCAGTCGCGCGATGTGGAGAACCTGGGCCTGAAGGACGGCGAGGCGCGCGAGGCCGCCATCGCCGAGGGCAAGCTCAGCGGCGAGGCCTTCGAAAAGGCCGCCACCCTGTCCGGCCACGGCTGGTTCCAGGCCAAGGCCGAAGAGCTGGTGGCCTTGCTGACCGCCTACGAGGAGCTGGATGCCTTGGTCGACCAGCGCTTCGGCCAGGCCGGCCCCAGCCTGGCCGACATCCGCAACGCCATCTACGCCTGCCAGGACCTGGTCCTGCGCTATCGCCAGCAATTCGCCGGCAACGCGCCGGCGGCCGCGCCGCAGCGGCAGCCCGTCGAGGAAAGCAAACCTGTGAGCCCAGCCATGAGCAGTCCGGTCCATGCCGCCGCCCCGGCTACCGCCTTCAACGGCCAGATCCGCAGCCGCCAGGAGGCGGTGACCGCCTTGACCGAGGTGGCCCGCTACTTCCGCCACAACGAGCCGCACAGCCCGGTGGCGCTGCTGGCCGAGCGCGCCGCGCGCTGGGCGGAGATGAGCCTGGAGGAATGGCTGCAGCACGTGGTGAAGGACAGCGGCACGCTGAGCCAGCTGCAGGAGCTGCTGGACGTGCGCCAGGGCGATTGA
- a CDS encoding UbiA family prenyltransferase, which translates to MNIRALSLGTAGYFFTNRFHIALMPVFLTYFWNQALRLPLAFDYYLMIVLTTAGGYIYNIYTDAEEDGVNYSSRYRLFGRNRHTKAVVAACFFGGFLLSLHAGWIFVLYGGAVHFLGSLYSRPLPFVWRGRPLRIKEVPFVKNLYAGLFWSVALVLTPHLYVGVRPGEAALQAIVLSFALNYFVELMWDIRDMPGDARAGFRTVPLLLGERAAYWLLRLVHLLTCALMYYGAASGVLTPGCVLFAVVHLPVGLLFLEWYRRQPEKDWASHLYIMYGGGLLAAGMVWTHALTTGS; encoded by the coding sequence ATGAATATCCGCGCCTTGAGCCTAGGCACCGCCGGCTACTTCTTCACCAACCGCTTCCACATCGCGCTGATGCCGGTGTTCCTCACCTATTTCTGGAACCAGGCGCTGCGCTTGCCGCTGGCTTTCGATTACTACCTGATGATCGTGCTGACCACAGCCGGCGGCTACATCTACAACATCTACACCGACGCCGAGGAAGACGGCGTCAACTACAGCAGCCGCTACCGCCTGTTCGGCCGCAACCGCCACACCAAGGCGGTGGTCGCCGCCTGCTTCTTCGGCGGCTTTCTGCTGTCGCTGCACGCCGGTTGGATCTTCGTCCTCTACGGCGGCGCCGTGCATTTCCTGGGTTCGCTGTACAGCCGGCCGCTGCCCTTCGTCTGGCGCGGCCGGCCGCTGCGGATCAAGGAAGTGCCGTTCGTGAAGAATCTGTACGCCGGCCTGTTCTGGTCGGTGGCGCTGGTGCTGACGCCGCATCTCTACGTCGGCGTCCGCCCCGGCGAGGCCGCGCTGCAGGCCATCGTCCTCAGCTTCGCCCTCAATTACTTCGTCGAGCTGATGTGGGACATCCGCGACATGCCGGGCGATGCGCGTGCCGGTTTCCGCACCGTGCCGCTGCTGCTCGGCGAGCGCGCCGCCTACTGGCTGCTGCGGCTGGTGCACCTGCTGACCTGCGCGCTGATGTATTACGGCGCGGCCTCCGGTGTGCTGACGCCGGGCTGCGTGCTGTTCGCCGTCGTGCATCTGCCGGTGGGCCTGTTGTTTCTGGAATGGTACCGGCGCCAGCCGGAGAAGGACTGGGCCTCCCATCTGTACATCATGTACGGCGGCGGCCTGCTGGCGGCCGGCATGGTGTGGACGCATGCACTGACTACAGGGAGTTGA
- a CDS encoding polyprenyl synthetase family protein encodes MNATAHDAQRMPAELERLRGRIDECIAAAIESLREDGPERGHPLIGRVYGWLRHYLDCDGKRMHGIAAALAHLACGGGEDAILPVAAAMQLYHHHTLVHDDIYDEDAARRGWPTVHQAFAGWFADRRGSEEGVGRVFSGGAMRRGAITAFAYGKICRALAGRLLLESGFDQAAVLDVARALERHEFFDNAAQLKDVFHEGDEMPSPQACLDNAWLKTGRLFELCAYAGARLAGAEAGRTKALERWAGQSALAYQLQDDLEDLNAASEKGQGRGVATDLLHCKPTYLYALAKTMAEGRDRDALLAWQSGAQAGLDSGDIIAILARSGALDACGGEVARCIARAGAALDGAVPALAADRLPLLRQFSDYFVSPAYWHRPLAASRPAAALLA; translated from the coding sequence ATGAACGCAACAGCGCACGATGCGCAGCGCATGCCGGCCGAACTGGAGCGGCTGCGGGGCAGGATAGACGAATGCATCGCGGCGGCGATCGAATCGCTGCGCGAGGACGGGCCGGAGCGCGGCCATCCGCTGATAGGCCGCGTGTACGGCTGGCTGCGGCATTACCTGGACTGCGACGGCAAGCGGATGCACGGCATCGCCGCGGCGCTGGCCCATCTGGCCTGCGGCGGCGGCGAGGACGCCATCCTGCCGGTGGCCGCGGCGATGCAGCTGTACCACCACCATACCCTGGTGCACGACGACATCTACGACGAGGATGCGGCGCGGCGAGGCTGGCCGACCGTGCACCAGGCCTTCGCCGGCTGGTTCGCCGATCGGCGCGGGTCGGAGGAGGGCGTCGGCAGGGTGTTTTCCGGCGGCGCGATGCGGCGCGGCGCGATCACCGCCTTCGCCTACGGCAAGATCTGCCGCGCGCTGGCCGGCAGGCTGCTGCTGGAGAGCGGATTCGACCAGGCCGCGGTGCTGGACGTCGCCCGCGCGCTGGAGAGGCACGAATTCTTCGACAACGCGGCCCAGCTCAAGGACGTGTTCCACGAGGGCGACGAGATGCCATCGCCGCAGGCCTGCCTGGATAACGCCTGGCTGAAGACCGGCAGGCTATTCGAGCTGTGCGCGTACGCCGGCGCGCGGCTGGCCGGCGCGGAAGCGGGCCGGACCAAGGCGCTGGAGCGCTGGGCGGGGCAATCGGCGCTGGCCTACCAGCTGCAGGATGATCTGGAGGACTTGAACGCTGCCAGCGAGAAGGGACAGGGGCGCGGCGTCGCCACCGACCTGCTGCACTGCAAGCCCACCTATCTCTACGCGCTGGCCAAGACCATGGCCGAGGGCCGCGACCGCGACGCGCTGCTGGCGTGGCAATCGGGCGCGCAGGCCGGCCTGGACAGCGGCGACATCATCGCCATCCTGGCGCGCAGCGGCGCGCTGGACGCCTGCGGGGGCGAAGTGGCGCGCTGCATCGCCCGCGCCGGCGCGGCGCTGGACGGCGCGGTGCCGGCATTGGCGGCGGACAGGCTGCCGCTGCTGCGGCAATTTTCCGACTACTTCGTGTCGCCGGCCTACTGGCATCGTCCGCTGGCGGCTTCGCGCCCGGCGGCGGCGCTGCTGGCCTGA
- the tssH gene encoding type VI secretion system ATPase TssH codes for MSVSLKSLIDRLTPTARQAIEQAASRALARTHFEIEIEHVLLAMFDQDDNAALAALRALGADLGRVERELDAALDNFRSGNTRNPVLSSWLPKWLEKAWLLASAEHGQDSVSTLDLLLALWQDDALRGALQSGAPALARQDAGRLSGAYAALRQHGGEAAGGEQPSAAADEGEGEAPAAPQGKRGGAALDKYTIDLTAQAKAGKIDPILGRDVEIRQMIDILMRRRQNNPILTGEPGVGKTAVVEGLARKIVLGEVPPVLSGVTLRTLDLGLLQAGASVKGEFENRLRQVIDEVKASPVPIILFIDEAHTLIGAGGAAGQNDAANLLKPALARGELRTIAATTWAEYKKYFEKDAALARRFQVVKVEEPAPEIAVQMVRGLTDAMAKHHKVEILNEAVAAAVQLSSRYIAGRQLPDKAISVLDTACARVALSRAGKPGPIEDVTVLIDNIDRETAALEREEGHAERIAELQAQRAKLEQDLAALHQAWEAQQKLIEEIDELKAAKDEAKPAKGRKLSPLQAKRKELRELQKHQPLAFECVDESVIADVIAGWTGIPLGRMVSNELEQVQKLAKLLAERVIGQDHALEQIAERVQIAKANLEDPGKPKGVFLLVGPSGVGKTETALALAEALYGGERNLITINMSEYQEAHSVSGLKGSPPGYVGYGEGGVLTEAVRRKPYSVVLLDEVEKAHPDVLELFFQVFDKGVLEDSEGREVDFKNTIILLTSNAGTDLVMRACEHGVTVEDETRDPTAEDLVEILRPTLQKTFKPAFLGRLTIVPYFPISDDVLRAIVGLKLDKIRRRIADNHGAQVEFPEELADQMAARCLDVDSGARNADAILTRTLLAQISNDLLSRMASGKPVKKIAVALKGEQVKVKVS; via the coding sequence ATGTCCGTATCGCTGAAATCCCTGATAGACCGGTTGACGCCCACCGCGCGCCAGGCCATCGAGCAGGCCGCCAGCCGCGCGCTGGCCCGCACCCACTTCGAGATCGAGATCGAGCATGTGCTGCTGGCGATGTTCGATCAGGACGACAATGCCGCGCTGGCGGCGCTGCGCGCGCTGGGCGCGGACCTGGGCCGCGTCGAGCGCGAGCTGGACGCCGCGCTGGACAACTTCCGCAGCGGCAATACCCGCAATCCGGTGCTGTCGTCGTGGCTGCCCAAGTGGCTGGAAAAGGCCTGGCTGCTGGCCAGCGCCGAGCACGGCCAGGACAGTGTCTCCACGTTGGACTTGCTGCTGGCGCTGTGGCAGGACGACGCCCTGCGCGGCGCGCTGCAGTCCGGCGCGCCGGCATTGGCGCGCCAGGATGCCGGCAGGCTGTCCGGCGCCTACGCCGCGCTGCGCCAGCACGGCGGCGAGGCGGCGGGCGGCGAGCAGCCGTCGGCCGCGGCAGACGAGGGCGAAGGCGAGGCGCCGGCCGCGCCGCAGGGCAAGCGCGGCGGCGCCGCGCTGGACAAGTACACGATAGACCTGACCGCGCAGGCCAAGGCCGGCAAGATCGACCCCATCCTGGGCCGCGATGTCGAAATCCGCCAGATGATAGACATCCTGATGCGCCGCCGGCAGAACAATCCCATCCTCACCGGCGAGCCGGGCGTGGGCAAGACCGCGGTGGTGGAAGGCTTGGCGCGCAAGATCGTGCTGGGCGAGGTGCCGCCGGTGCTGTCCGGCGTCACGCTGCGCACGCTGGACCTGGGCCTGCTGCAGGCCGGCGCCAGCGTCAAGGGCGAGTTCGAGAACCGCCTGCGCCAGGTGATAGACGAGGTCAAGGCCAGCCCGGTGCCCATCATCCTGTTCATCGACGAGGCGCACACCCTGATCGGCGCCGGCGGCGCGGCCGGCCAGAACGACGCGGCCAACCTGCTGAAACCGGCGCTGGCGCGCGGCGAGCTGCGCACCATCGCGGCGACGACCTGGGCCGAGTACAAGAAGTATTTCGAGAAGGACGCCGCGCTGGCGCGCCGCTTCCAGGTGGTGAAGGTCGAAGAGCCGGCGCCGGAAATCGCCGTGCAGATGGTGCGCGGCCTGACCGACGCGATGGCCAAGCACCACAAGGTGGAAATCCTCAACGAGGCGGTGGCCGCCGCAGTGCAGCTGTCCAGCCGCTACATCGCCGGCCGCCAGCTGCCGGACAAGGCGATCAGCGTGCTCGACACCGCTTGCGCCCGCGTCGCGCTGTCGCGCGCCGGCAAGCCGGGGCCGATCGAGGACGTGACGGTGCTGATAGACAACATCGACCGCGAAACCGCCGCGCTGGAGCGCGAGGAAGGCCACGCCGAGCGCATCGCCGAGCTGCAGGCGCAGCGCGCCAAGCTGGAGCAGGATCTGGCCGCGCTGCATCAGGCCTGGGAGGCGCAGCAGAAGCTGATCGAAGAGATAGACGAGCTGAAGGCGGCCAAGGACGAGGCCAAGCCGGCCAAGGGCAGGAAGCTCAGCCCGCTGCAGGCCAAGCGCAAGGAATTGCGCGAGTTGCAGAAGCATCAGCCGCTGGCGTTCGAATGCGTGGACGAGAGCGTGATCGCCGACGTGATCGCCGGCTGGACCGGCATCCCGCTGGGCCGCATGGTCAGCAACGAGCTGGAGCAGGTGCAGAAGCTGGCCAAGCTGCTGGCCGAGCGCGTGATCGGCCAGGACCACGCGTTGGAGCAGATCGCCGAGCGGGTGCAGATCGCCAAGGCCAATCTGGAAGATCCCGGCAAGCCCAAGGGCGTATTCCTGCTGGTGGGCCCGTCCGGCGTCGGCAAGACCGAGACCGCGCTGGCGCTGGCCGAGGCGCTGTACGGCGGCGAGCGCAATCTGATCACCATCAACATGTCCGAATACCAGGAAGCGCACAGCGTGTCCGGCCTGAAGGGCTCGCCCCCGGGTTATGTCGGCTACGGCGAGGGCGGCGTGCTGACCGAGGCGGTGCGCCGCAAGCCGTACTCCGTCGTGCTGCTGGATGAAGTGGAGAAGGCGCACCCGGACGTGCTGGAGCTGTTCTTTCAGGTATTCGACAAGGGCGTGCTGGAGGATAGCGAAGGCCGCGAGGTGGACTTCAAGAACACCATCATCCTGCTGACGTCCAACGCCGGCACCGATCTGGTGATGCGCGCCTGCGAGCACGGCGTGACGGTGGAGGACGAGACCCGCGACCCGACCGCGGAAGACCTGGTGGAAATCCTGCGCCCGACGCTGCAGAAGACCTTCAAGCCGGCTTTCCTCGGCCGCCTGACCATCGTGCCTTACTTCCCGATCAGCGACGACGTGCTGCGCGCCATCGTCGGCCTGAAGCTGGACAAGATCCGCCGCCGCATCGCCGACAACCACGGCGCCCAGGTCGAGTTCCCGGAAGAACTGGCCGATCAGATGGCCGCGCGCTGCCTGGACGTGGACAGCGGCGCGCGCAACGCCGACGCCATCCTCACCCGCACGCTGCTGGCGCAGATCTCCAACGACCTGCTGTCGCGTATGGCCAGCGGCAAACCGGTGAAGAAGATCGCCGTCGCGCTGAAGGGCGAGCAGGTCAAGGTGAAGGTGAGTTAA
- a CDS encoding isopentenyl phosphate kinase family protein, with protein MSGIPHSASAPGCAVVKLGGSLITCEGPGGPDVDRDLLTARARELAACGRPLVLVHGTGAYGKPPARRYGYLDGRLPSGRAGVVAEVARDLARLELEVVDCLEAGGLKPLRLPAIQLFRASAGRASPLDLEPVRELLARGVTPVVGGNFVLDCDGFAVCSSDIMAVELALALGAASLVLATRARGVYREHGRGEAIHGQLSDSDGDALRKIDAAGQDVSGGMLAKISHGFRAARHGIATYVVDGRVAGNLNGALDGSPLQGTRLLSGQAGG; from the coding sequence GTGAGCGGCATTCCACACTCCGCATCCGCGCCGGGCTGCGCGGTGGTGAAACTGGGCGGCAGCCTGATCACCTGCGAAGGGCCCGGCGGTCCGGACGTCGATCGCGACCTGCTGACGGCGCGCGCGCGCGAGTTGGCCGCTTGCGGCCGGCCGCTGGTGCTGGTGCATGGCACCGGCGCCTACGGCAAGCCGCCGGCGCGCCGCTACGGCTATCTGGACGGCAGGCTGCCAAGCGGCCGCGCCGGCGTGGTGGCCGAGGTGGCGCGCGATCTGGCCCGGCTGGAGCTGGAAGTGGTGGATTGCCTGGAGGCGGGCGGGCTCAAGCCTTTGCGGCTGCCCGCCATCCAGTTGTTCCGCGCCAGCGCGGGGCGCGCGTCTCCGCTCGATCTTGAGCCGGTGCGGGAGCTGCTGGCCCGCGGCGTGACGCCGGTGGTCGGCGGCAATTTCGTGCTCGATTGCGACGGCTTCGCCGTCTGCTCCAGCGACATCATGGCGGTGGAACTGGCGCTGGCGCTCGGCGCGGCCAGCCTGGTGCTGGCCACCCGCGCGCGCGGTGTCTACCGGGAGCACGGCCGCGGCGAGGCGATACATGGTCAGCTGTCCGACAGCGATGGCGACGCGCTGCGCAAGATAGACGCCGCCGGGCAGGACGTCAGCGGCGGCATGCTGGCCAAGATTTCGCACGGTTTCCGCGCCGCGCGCCACGGCATCGCCACCTACGTGGTGGATGGCAGGGTGGCCGGCAACCTCAACGGCGCGCTGGATGGTTCGCCGCTGCAGGGCACGCGGCTGCTGTCCGGCCAGGCGGGAGGGTAG
- a CDS encoding PAAR domain-containing protein, which produces MKAAIRLGDPTDHGGKVVSAASSTTLFGKQVACVGDAVTCPQQGHVNCTIVEGDGGWLVGGKAVALDGHKVSCGATLISTLPQVSKG; this is translated from the coding sequence ATGAAGGCTGCAATCCGTTTGGGCGACCCGACCGACCACGGCGGCAAGGTGGTGAGCGCCGCCTCGTCCACCACGCTGTTCGGCAAGCAGGTGGCTTGCGTCGGCGATGCCGTCACCTGCCCGCAGCAGGGCCACGTCAACTGCACCATCGTCGAAGGCGACGGCGGCTGGCTGGTCGGCGGCAAGGCGGTGGCGCTGGACGGCCACAAGGTCAGCTGCGGCGCCACGCTGATTTCCACGCTGCCTCAGGTCAGCAAGGGCTAG
- a CDS encoding (5-formylfuran-3-yl)methyl phosphate synthase translates to MKVLISPISTAEAVVAWECGTNIIDIKNINEGSLGASFPWIIREVIARINDPKVVFSATLGDLPHKPGTASLAALGAVSSGVKYVKAGLHGSKDVAEGVELMSAVVRTCKDFDPSVTVVTAGYADYQRFGGLSPQQLVEIAAQSKSDMVMVDTYIKDGKSLFDALNEQQLTEFVQQAHAKGLKVALAGSVRAEHLELLARIGADVVGVRGAVCSGYDRGTTIDPLKAEQFIKAANAIAVAQ, encoded by the coding sequence ATGAAGGTTCTTATCAGTCCTATCAGTACGGCGGAAGCGGTTGTGGCTTGGGAGTGCGGCACGAACATCATCGACATCAAGAACATCAACGAAGGCTCGCTCGGCGCGAGCTTTCCCTGGATCATCCGCGAGGTGATCGCCCGCATCAACGATCCCAAGGTGGTGTTCAGCGCCACGCTGGGCGATCTGCCGCACAAGCCGGGCACCGCCTCGCTGGCGGCGCTGGGCGCGGTCAGCAGCGGCGTCAAGTACGTCAAGGCCGGCCTGCACGGCTCCAAGGACGTGGCCGAAGGCGTGGAACTGATGAGCGCCGTGGTACGCACCTGCAAGGACTTCGATCCGTCGGTGACCGTGGTCACCGCCGGTTACGCCGATTACCAGCGTTTCGGCGGCCTGTCGCCGCAGCAACTGGTGGAAATCGCCGCCCAGTCCAAGTCGGATATGGTGATGGTGGATACCTATATCAAGGACGGCAAGTCGCTGTTCGACGCGCTGAACGAGCAGCAACTGACGGAATTCGTGCAGCAGGCCCACGCCAAGGGCCTGAAGGTGGCGCTGGCCGGTTCGGTGCGGGCCGAGCACCTGGAACTGTTGGCCCGCATCGGCGCCGACGTGGTCGGCGTGCGCGGCGCGGTGTGCAGCGGCTACGACCGCGGCACCACCATCGATCCGTTGAAGGCCGAGCAATTCATCAAGGCCGCCAACGCCATCGCCGTGGCGCAGTGA
- a CDS encoding HAD-IIA family hydrolase, whose product MAYAPLIFDLHGVLLGRREPDGHLPAGEVLRQLRAAGHPLRFLTNSSSVERRQVVAQLASAGVEVDAGEVYTAAMTVAHYLRRCGRPRKLFVVGSDALRAELDAMCGGLLSWAAPEEADTVVASRDPALDEDTLRRLARAAQPQLIATCRDLGFPDGDGIHPGPGQTVARVEQALDAQAMVLGKPNPYALESVMDLPAPLSDCVVIGDSPLQDVALARKAGARAVLVASGGEAPDGPEPDWRIDAIDQLLPLLCR is encoded by the coding sequence ATGGCTTACGCGCCCCTGATCTTCGATCTGCACGGCGTGCTGCTGGGCCGGCGGGAGCCCGATGGCCATCTGCCGGCCGGAGAAGTGCTGCGCCAGCTGCGCGCGGCCGGGCACCCGCTGCGCTTCCTCACCAATTCCAGCAGCGTCGAGCGGCGGCAGGTGGTGGCGCAGCTGGCGTCGGCCGGCGTCGAGGTTGACGCCGGCGAGGTGTACACCGCGGCGATGACGGTCGCGCATTATCTGCGGCGCTGCGGCCGGCCGCGCAAACTGTTCGTCGTCGGCTCCGACGCGCTGCGCGCCGAACTGGACGCCATGTGCGGCGGATTGCTGAGCTGGGCGGCGCCGGAGGAAGCGGACACCGTGGTGGCGAGCCGCGATCCGGCGCTGGACGAGGACACGCTGCGGCGTCTGGCGCGGGCGGCGCAGCCGCAGCTGATCGCCACCTGCCGCGATCTGGGCTTTCCCGACGGCGACGGCATCCATCCCGGCCCCGGCCAGACCGTGGCCCGCGTCGAGCAGGCGCTGGACGCCCAGGCGATGGTGCTGGGCAAGCCGAATCCCTATGCGTTGGAGTCGGTGATGGATTTGCCGGCGCCTTTGTCCGACTGCGTGGTGATAGGCGATTCGCCGCTGCAGGACGTCGCGCTGGCGCGCAAGGCCGGCGCGAGGGCGGTGCTGGTGGCGTCGGGCGGCGAAGCGCCGGACGGCCCGGAGCCGGACTGGCGCATCGACGCCATCGATCAACTGCTTCCCTTACTGTGCAGGTGA